AACGCCAGCCATGTATCAAGAAGCTGCGGCTAGTCCATTTGAGAGCATTGTAGCGGACGTCTATACTCAGTATCAACGAGAATTAGCTGCGGACCAAGCGGTTGATTTTGATGACTTAATCATGTTGACCATTCAGTTGTTTCGTAGTGATGCTGAGACGTTAAGCTGGTATCAAAATAAATTTCATTATATTCACGTTGATGAATATCAAGATACCAATAATGCGCAATATACGTTAGTCAATTTATTGGCTGATAAGTACCATAACTTGTGTGTCGTGGGTGATGCTGATCAGTCAATCTATGGTTGGCGTGGCGCCAATATGGAGAATATCCTGAACTTTGAGCAGGATTATCCGCAAGCTGATAGCGTGATGTTGGAACAAAACTACCGGTCAACCAAAACAATTTTGGCGGCCGCTAATAAAGTGATTAATAACAATACGACGCGTAAACCGAAAAAATTATGGACTGAAAATACCACCGGTGATCAGATTTCTTATTACCGGGGCCAGAGTGAAAATGACGAAACCCATTATGTGATTGCACAAATTCAAGCTGAAATGGCTGAAAATCATTATAATTATGGTGATTTTTCCATTTTGTATCGGACGAATGCGCAGTCACGAGTGATGGAAGAATCCTTAGTTAAAGCGAACATGCCGTACATGATGGTTGGGGGCAATAAGTTCTACGATCGTAAAGAAATTCGTGATGTGTTGGCGTATTTAGCCCTGATTGTTAATGATCAGGATTCACTTAACTTTGAACGGGTGGTTAATGAGCCGAAACGGGGCATTGGTCAGACCAGTGTCGACAAGTTACGCGCTTTTGCCGACGAAGCAGGCTATTCGATGTTAGAGGCTGCTAGCAATGTGGATATGGCGAATGGTATTTCTACTCGTGCTAAGGGCGCTTTAACCCAATTTGCCACAACTTTGAATGAATTGCGGGCAATGCGAGCGTATCTTTCTGTCACGGATTTAACACAAGAAATCTTAGACCGGACGGGCTATATGAAGGCGTTAAAAAATGCCAAAGCAACCAAGTCACTTGAAGCTCAGGCCCGGATTGAAAATATTGAAGAATTTTTATCCGTCACGAAGCAATTTGATGATAGTTACCAGCCAGAAGAAGAAGATAGTGATAAATATGTCGACTTCTTAGCTGACTTAGCATTAGTTTCGGATGTGGATAATGTCGAAGAAGAACCACAAGCGGTGACGTTAATGACCCTACACGCTGCTAAAGGTCTAGAATTTCCAGTTGTCTTCTTGATTGGGATGGAAGAGGGCATCTTCCCGTTGTCACGGGCGATGATGGACGAAGACGAGCTTGAAGAAGAACGGCGATTAGCCTATGTTGGGATTACGCGGGCTGAAAAGAAGTTGTATCTGACGAATGCGTATTCACGGATGTTATACGGGCGTCGTCAAAGTAATCAAGCCTCACGTTTTGTGGAAGAAATCGATCAAAGTTTGATTAAAAATGATAATACGCTAGACGGGTCGCGAGACAGTCAATTAGACGTCCCATTTGCAACCAAAAAGGCGTTGACGCCAGCGTATAAGAAACACCCAGTTGGGACACGGGCAACGGTTAAAAAAGCCAGTGGTACTGGTGCCGATAAGAATAGCTGGTCAATTGGCGACAAGGTGACTCATCGTAAGTGGGGTACTGGCACGGTGGTTAAAGTTACCGGTGCGGGCGAAGATGCTGAATTGGATATTGCATTTAAATCTGAAGGCATCAAACGACTGTTAGCAGCCTTTGCGCCAATTAAAAAGGTCCAAGCCTAGAAGTTTTGTTAGAGGAGGTTAATTAACATGGCAGAAACGCCCATCACGCAGTTAGACGCGACTAGCGCTGCAACTGAGGCTAGTCAATTACGACTTGAACTGAATCAGTGGCGGCAAGATTACTATGATCATGATGCGCCGCAAGTTGATGATGCAGTTTATGACCAAGTGTATGCCCGGTTAGTGGCTTTAGAGACGGCTTTTCCGGCCGTAGTCACGCCAGATTCACCCACCCAACTTGTCGGTGGCACGGTCAAGGCTGGTTTTGCCAAAGTGCCGCATCCGATTCCAATGTTGTCGTTAGGCGATGTGTTCTCACAAGCTGAATTACAAAGCTTTGATGAGCGGCTACGCCAAAATGTTGATGACCCATTTGATTATAATTGTGAATTAAAAATTGATGGCTTAGCCTTATCCTTACAATATGAGAATGGCCGCTTAGTACAAGGTTCGACGCGTGGTAATGGGTCAGTTGGTGAAGATATTACACGCAATATTATGACGATTGCGTCAATCCCACACCAATTAAAACGCCCGTTAACGGTGGAAGTTCGGGGTGAGTGTTACATGCCTAAAGCCGCATTTGCGGCCTTGAATGAACGGCGTGAAGCCGCTGGCGAGAGTGTTTTTGCGAATCCAAGAAATGCAGCCGCGGGGACGTTACGCCAACTAGATCCACGGGTGACAGCTGAACGCCAACTCAGTACTTTTATGTACAATGTCGCTGATTACGCGCCCTTAACGGCCCGGACGCAAAGTGATTTGTTGACTGAGTTTGCAGACTTGGGCTTAGCCATTAATCCGACGTTCGAAGTGGCCCATACAATGACTGAGGTTTTTGACTATATTGACCGGTATCAAAGTAAACGGGCGGACTTGGCTTATGGGATTGACGGAATTGTGATTAAAGCCAATCCATTACCCTTACAGCGCGCCTTAGGAGCAACGGTTAAGGTGCCACGCTGGGCCATTGCGTTTAAATTCCCACCAGATGAACAGCCGACCCTTTTAGAAGCGGTTGAATGGACGATTGGCCGAACCGGAGTCGTTACCCCGACCGCCGTCATGACACCGGTGCAATTAGCTGGTACCACGGTAGCACGGGCCTCCTTACACAATCCGGACTATGTGCAAGCCAAAGATGTCCGGATTGGTGATACGGTATTGTTGCATAAAGCTGGCGATATTATTCCAGAAATTTCGGCCGTTGATTTGACGAAACGACCAGCAGAGGCTGTCGCTTTAGAAATCCCAACCACTTGTCCCTCATGTGGGGCACCGTTGGTTCATTTAGAAGATGAGGTCGCATTGCGGTGTATTAATCCGAAATGTCCGGCCCAGGTTCAAGAAGGCCTAGTCCACTTTGCATCACGTAATGCGATGAATATTGAGGGTTTGGGACCTAAGTTGATTGCACAATTGTATACCAATCACTTGGTTAGCGATGTTGCTGATTTATATCGATTAACGAAAGACCAACTACTCGCTTTAGATAAAGTAAAAGATAAATCTGCTGAAAACCTCTTGACAGCGATTGACCGTAGTCGCAATAATTCACTTGAACGGTTATTATTTGGTTTGGGTATTCGGCACGTGGGCGCTAAGGTTGCCCGCTTAATTGCGCAGCACTTTGGCACCATCGAAACGCTGATGGCCGCCGATCAAGCTGAAATTGCAGCGATTGATTCCATGGGTGATATTATTGCCAATGCGGTTGTCCAGTATTTTGGTAGTACGGCGGTGCAAACCTTAATTGCCGAGTTACATGCTGTTAACGTTAATACCACCTATCAAGGCCCCAGTGCAACAGTTGTCAATGATAGTGACAGTTGGTTTGCTGGGAAACGAGTGGTCTTAACGGGTAAGTTACAGCGGTTCACACGAACGGATGCGAGTCAGTGGTTAGAAGCACACGGGGCAACAGTGACCGGCAGTGTTTCTAAAAAGACTGATTTAGTAATTGCGGGTGAAGACGCGGGCAGTAAGTTGCAAAAAGCAGAACAGTTGAACATTACGGTTTGGGATGAAGCCCGGTTCAGCACAACAATGAGGGAGGATGCATGAGCGTGAATGTCAAACGCATACGCACGATTGGCTTAGTGGCAGTTGCCGCAATCGTATTAGCCGCTTGTGGAAATTTAAAGAGTTCGTCATTTGGATCAAATAGTACGAGTACCACGACAACGGGGTCGAAAACGACGACCACGACTGGCTCAACGGATTCTGAATTTTATCAAGGGGTCATTAAAAACGGCCAGTATCGAACCAGCAAATCACGGGGCGTCAATGTGTCCCAAAATGATAACGTGATGAACTTGAAGAGCTTTGAAACGGGCTTATTAGACGTTTCAAAGAAAGAATTCTCCACTAGTAAATACGTTTATCAAGAAGGGCAATATCTGAGCACGTCCACGGTTGAAAATTGGTTGGGCCGCAAGTCCAAGAGTAATGCAACCGGATTGAACCCTGCTAGCAATGGGAAAACCGGTGCCAGTACTCGGAATCCAATTTATTTACAACAATTGGAAGAACAAGACTATATGATTCAAAGCGGCAGTAAGCTTACTTTAGGTGGCGTGACCATTGGGTTAGGCTTGAACTCGGTCGATTACTATACAAAAGTTGAATATGGCGCGACTTATGAGACCAATATTTCAACTACCGAACTCACTGCACAAGGTAAACGGATGGCTAATACCGTCTTGCAACGCTTACGACAAAAATCAGCCTTGAAGAGTGTGCCAATTGTTTTGGCCCTTTACAAGCAATCTTCAAATGATAGTCTAGTAGGTGGGAATATGGTGGCTTATGCCGTTTCTAAGAACGGGTCCACCAGTGTCAGTGATTGGAAATCCCTCAATTGGAATAATTATGTCTTCCCAGCAACGACTGAATCGAAGAATGCCGGTGCCAATAGCACGGATACGTCTGATTTTAGTTCCTTTAAGACTCACGTTCAAAACTTCTTCCCGAATTTAT
This region of Lactobacillus sp. CBA3605 genomic DNA includes:
- the ligA gene encoding NAD-dependent DNA ligase LigA; translated protein: MAETPITQLDATSAATEASQLRLELNQWRQDYYDHDAPQVDDAVYDQVYARLVALETAFPAVVTPDSPTQLVGGTVKAGFAKVPHPIPMLSLGDVFSQAELQSFDERLRQNVDDPFDYNCELKIDGLALSLQYENGRLVQGSTRGNGSVGEDITRNIMTIASIPHQLKRPLTVEVRGECYMPKAAFAALNERREAAGESVFANPRNAAAGTLRQLDPRVTAERQLSTFMYNVADYAPLTARTQSDLLTEFADLGLAINPTFEVAHTMTEVFDYIDRYQSKRADLAYGIDGIVIKANPLPLQRALGATVKVPRWAIAFKFPPDEQPTLLEAVEWTIGRTGVVTPTAVMTPVQLAGTTVARASLHNPDYVQAKDVRIGDTVLLHKAGDIIPEISAVDLTKRPAEAVALEIPTTCPSCGAPLVHLEDEVALRCINPKCPAQVQEGLVHFASRNAMNIEGLGPKLIAQLYTNHLVSDVADLYRLTKDQLLALDKVKDKSAENLLTAIDRSRNNSLERLLFGLGIRHVGAKVARLIAQHFGTIETLMAADQAEIAAIDSMGDIIANAVVQYFGSTAVQTLIAELHAVNVNTTYQGPSATVVNDSDSWFAGKRVVLTGKLQRFTRTDASQWLEAHGATVTGSVSKKTDLVIAGEDAGSKLQKAEQLNITVWDEARFSTTMREDA
- a CDS encoding CamS family sex pheromone protein, which translates into the protein MNVKRIRTIGLVAVAAIVLAACGNLKSSSFGSNSTSTTTTGSKTTTTTGSTDSEFYQGVIKNGQYRTSKSRGVNVSQNDNVMNLKSFETGLLDVSKKEFSTSKYVYQEGQYLSTSTVENWLGRKSKSNATGLNPASNGKTGASTRNPIYLQQLEEQDYMIQSGSKLTLGGVTIGLGLNSVDYYTKVEYGATYETNISTTELTAQGKRMANTVLQRLRQKSALKSVPIVLALYKQSSNDSLVGGNMVAYAVSKNGSTSVSDWKSLNWNNYVFPATTESKNAGANSTDTSDFSSFKTHVQNFFPNLSGVTANAHYKDKALSKLSVNITTKFYSETEIISFTQYLATAAKRYLPSGVPVEITVKSANGDIQSFLARTAKGSSYYTHVFSDQGNN
- the pcrA gene encoding DNA helicase PcrA, whose translation is MSKESLLAGMNDKQQEAVLDTEGPLLIMAGAGSGKTRVLTHRVAYLIEECGVNPWNVLAITFTNKAAREMRERVGTLLGEAARDVWVSTFHALCVRILRRDIDKIGYNRAFTIAGTSEQRTLVKRILNDQNIDSKKFDPRSILSAISNAKNDLQTPAMYQEAAASPFESIVADVYTQYQRELAADQAVDFDDLIMLTIQLFRSDAETLSWYQNKFHYIHVDEYQDTNNAQYTLVNLLADKYHNLCVVGDADQSIYGWRGANMENILNFEQDYPQADSVMLEQNYRSTKTILAAANKVINNNTTRKPKKLWTENTTGDQISYYRGQSENDETHYVIAQIQAEMAENHYNYGDFSILYRTNAQSRVMEESLVKANMPYMMVGGNKFYDRKEIRDVLAYLALIVNDQDSLNFERVVNEPKRGIGQTSVDKLRAFADEAGYSMLEAASNVDMANGISTRAKGALTQFATTLNELRAMRAYLSVTDLTQEILDRTGYMKALKNAKATKSLEAQARIENIEEFLSVTKQFDDSYQPEEEDSDKYVDFLADLALVSDVDNVEEEPQAVTLMTLHAAKGLEFPVVFLIGMEEGIFPLSRAMMDEDELEEERRLAYVGITRAEKKLYLTNAYSRMLYGRRQSNQASRFVEEIDQSLIKNDNTLDGSRDSQLDVPFATKKALTPAYKKHPVGTRATVKKASGTGADKNSWSIGDKVTHRKWGTGTVVKVTGAGEDAELDIAFKSEGIKRLLAAFAPIKKVQA